CTTAGGCAGCGGTGGTGGCTTTCCGGGTTTAGTATTGGCTATTGCAGGTAATAACTGCAACTTAGTTGAAATCAACACTAAAAAAACTATTTTTTTAAAAGAGGTAGTTTTAAAACTAAACCTAAAAAGTAAAGTGCTGAATCAAGACTTTAAAACCTTAACAGGGTACAAAAGTGATTACATAGTCTCACGGGCGGTCAGTAATATTAATTATTTACTTAACGCAAGCAAGGCGATAGTATCGGAAAAGACGGTTTGTTTATTTTTAAAAAGCAAAAATCAGATAAAAGAAATTAAAGAACTGGAAAATTCCTGGTCTTTTGATTTAGCAATACATGAAAACAAATTTGATAATGACGGCGTAATAATAGAAATAAAGAAGTTAAAAGAATGGGCAAAATAATCTGCGTAGCTAATCAAAAAGGTGGAGTCGGTAAAACTACGACTGCAATTAACCTTGCAACTGCGATGGCAGCAGTAGATAAACGGACTTTGCTTATAGACTTAGATCCGCAAGGCAACGCCAGCACGGGTTTAGGAGTTGAGAGCACTGAGAGAGATAAAACTATTTATGAAGTACTGATTAGCGGTCTCAATACAAAAGATGCAATAGTAAGAACCGATATACCAAAGCTCGAGATAATTACCTCAACCATAGATTTAGCAGCAGCTGAAGTTGAACTTTATGAGTTTAACAGCAAAGAAACAATCTTAAAAAGTAACCTATCTTCAATTATAAAAGATTATGATTTCATAATCATCGACTGCCCTCCTTCACTGGGCTTACTAACCATTAATGCATTAACTGCAGCACACTCGGTTATAATCCCTCTGCAATGTGAATTTTTTGCATTAGAAGGACTTGCTTATTTAACTAATACAATAAACTTAATAAAGAAATCGTTAAACCCAACTTTACATGTTGAAGGTATTCTTCTTACTATGATGGATAGAAGGAATAATTTATCCGTACTTGTAGAAAAAGATGTCAGAAATACTTTTAAAAACTTAGTCTACCAAACGGTTATACCTAGAAATATAAAGCTTTCGGAGGCACCTTCACACGGCAAGCCTGCTCTAATTTACGATATTAGATGCGTAGGCTCCGCGGCATATATAATGCTTGCCAAAGAAGTATTAAATAATAATAAAACTAATGATAATGAGATAAAAGATGAGCAAAGAAAGAAAAGTGCTGGGTAGGGGGTTATCAGCTCTAATCTCTCAAACTAATACCTTAGATTTTGATCCGGATAGTAATTTAGCTACGGATGACCAGCGAATACATAATATTGATATAAGAAAGATATCTCCTAATCCTAATCAGCCTCGTAAAGTGTTTGCTGAAATGGAAATTAACGAACTTGCAACTTCAATTTCAGAGCATGGTGTAATACAGCCCATATTAGTAAAAGCTTTAAATAACGGCTTTTATGAACTAATTGCAGGGGAGAGAAGATGGCAGGCATCTAAGAAGGCGGGTATGACGGAAATTCCTGCTATTATAAAAGAAGTAAATGAAATGAAATCTTTTGAATATGCAATGATTGAAAATATTCAAAGGCAAAACTTAAATGTATTAGAAGAAGCTTTAGCTTATCAAAAACTAATAGAAGCTTATGGGTATACTCATGACCAACTTGCTAAAAAGCTGAGCAAAAGTCGCAGTCATATCTCTAATTGCTTAAGAA
The endosymbiont of Acanthamoeba sp. UWC8 DNA segment above includes these coding regions:
- a CDS encoding ParB/RepB/Spo0J family partition protein, coding for MSKERKVLGRGLSALISQTNTLDFDPDSNLATDDQRIHNIDIRKISPNPNQPRKVFAEMEINELATSISEHGVIQPILVKALNNGFYELIAGERRWQASKKAGMTEIPAIIKEVNEMKSFEYAMIENIQRQNLNVLEEALAYQKLIEAYGYTHDQLAKKLSKSRSHISNCLRILNLPGEVKQLVEENKLSFGHARTLISAKNPTQLANQIIEQGLSVRDAEQIAKNDGILKRQSTAAPPKFENDNYTLAQAEGNEDILAIEKMLKESLKLPIKIVSTENGGQVQIGFNTLDDLDNLIQVLGSRGLNF
- a CDS encoding ParA family protein; translation: MGKIICVANQKGGVGKTTTAINLATAMAAVDKRTLLIDLDPQGNASTGLGVESTERDKTIYEVLISGLNTKDAIVRTDIPKLEIITSTIDLAAAEVELYEFNSKETILKSNLSSIIKDYDFIIIDCPPSLGLLTINALTAAHSVIIPLQCEFFALEGLAYLTNTINLIKKSLNPTLHVEGILLTMMDRRNNLSVLVEKDVRNTFKNLVYQTVIPRNIKLSEAPSHGKPALIYDIRCVGSAAYIMLAKEVLNNNKTNDNEIKDEQRKKSAG
- the rsmG gene encoding 16S rRNA (guanine(527)-N(7))-methyltransferase RsmG; protein product: MVDLLFELMEENFPNVPRETILQLNTYLNLVEKWNTKINLVSKNCPREELVTRHLLDSLQLIEYIDSPNALVTDLGSGGGFPGLVLAIAGNNCNLVEINTKKTIFLKEVVLKLNLKSKVLNQDFKTLTGYKSDYIVSRAVSNINYLLNASKAIVSEKTVCLFLKSKNQIKEIKELENSWSFDLAIHENKFDNDGVIIEIKKLKEWAK